Below is a window of Terriglobia bacterium DNA.
CGGCGAACATCTTCTTTCTTCCGGCGGCCGCCAAGCTGAAATTCAAGGGCCGGAAAAAAATGATCATCAAGGAAATGATGCTCGAAGGTACGCTCGGCATCCTGGAAGGCCAGAATCCTCGCTTGATCGAAAGCAAGCTCACGTCGTTCCTGGACGAACAATACCAGAAGTTGCGCGCCGATCAGGTCGCGCGTAAAGCCGGCGCCAGGAAAGCGGCCGCATAATGGTTCGCCGAAAGAAACCCGCCGAACGCGTCAACCATGAACGCTGGATCGTCTCGTACGCAGACTTCATCACGCTCCTGTTTGCGTTTTTTGTGGTCCTGTTCGCCGCTTCGAACTCGGACCAGAAGAAAACCGGCCAGGTCGCCAACGCCGTGCAGGTCGCATTCAAGCAGATGGGAGTCTTCTCGCCGTCAGGCAAGGTCGTCCCGCTGTACGACGACGGCGTCCTCCCTGCCGACACCAAGACCATTATCGGTAACGACCATGGGGTACTCGATGCCGCTCAGTTCATTGCCACCGGCAAGCCGGATGAACCCGGCAGGAAGGACCTGGCGGACATCCGCTCTCAGCTCGAAGTGAAACTGAAAGAAGAACTGGCGAGCCGGAGCGTAAGAATGTCCGAAAATTCGCGCGGCTTGACTATCAGTCTTGCTGAAACAGGATTCTTCGATCCCGGTTCCGCGGTGATGCCTGCAAACGGCCTCGCGGCGATCGACCGTATCGCTTCCACGTTGCGGCCGATGAATTTCAGTGTTCGTGTCGAGGGCCATACCGACAATACGCCGATTCATACCGCTCAATTCCCTTCGAATTGGGAACTATCGACGCGGCGCGCGACGTTTCTTCTGCAGTATCTGATTTCGACGGGAAGCATCCCGCCGGAGCGGCTCTCCGCAGCCGGATATGCAGAGTATCGTCCGGTTGCGTCCAACGACACACCCGAAGGCCGCGCCGCCAACCGGCGCGTCGATCTGGTTGTCCTCGGAGCGGGATCTCTCAAACTCGAACCCCAAACGCCGCCGGCCGCAGTAAAATAGGATTCATGAAATGCGACATCTGCCCGGACGACGACGGCAAAGGCATCCATTACCATGCTTTTATCGACGGCAAACATCACTGGGTCTGCGAACCCTGCAAGAAAAAGCTGAAAATCGAAACTGAACACATCGACGATTAGATACCGTCGGCGAGGGTGAAGACCCTCGCATAACTGCGCGGGTATAACTCGTGTCCAGGTTGCTGGACGGAATACAGGAAGCTGTTTTCCAGCGGACCCAGGTAAAAATGAAGCGAAATCATCGGAGCCGAACCCTGAAGGTTCGACACCTGATGGATTTCAGTTGTCTGTATGCTCAGAACCGATCCCGGCTTGAAATCCTCGGCATAGTCCGCGCGGATGTGGCCATTCGGCGTCTTCTTGTAATTGTCTGCAGAAAGAACGCCCTCGACCGTGTATACGGTACAAATCGAATTCGCATGGTCGTGAATCGGGCTGCGCTGGCCGGGCCGCCAGCATAAAACCAGGCACTCGAAATCCTCGCATTTATAGACCAGGTTGCGTGCGTACCGTTCTTCCGTAAAGTGAATGTGGGGCTGGATGTCCGAGCGTTGGACCTTCAGATCGGCGATGAACCGCCGGAGCTCCGGCAATCGCATTTCCCCGGCTTTGTGCTTTAGTTCGTCGATCGCGCTGACGAGATCCATCACTTCTACCTTAAGATTGTCGCCAGCAAGGAATCAAGTGGGAGTGAGCTGTGGCACCGGATCTGCAACTGGAGTACTGGAATCGAATTGGGCCCACCAAAGAATTTGCCCATCCCGTGAATGTTCCCAGACTGCGGCAATGGCTCGCGTCCGGAAGCTGCATCCTCGATTATGGCTGCGGCTACGGCCGTGCGCTGGGTATCTTGCAGGCGAGCGGCTACTCGAACCTGCTCGGCCTGGATCCGGCGCCGGCAATGGTTGCGGCCGCGCGGGAACGTTATCCGGGAATCTCTGTTGATGTGCTGGACGATTTCCGATGCATTCCGATGGCGGATGCGTCTGTGGATGCCGTGCTGCTATTCGCTGTGCTTACTTGCGTGCCGGACAACGATGCGGAACGCGCTATCGTTCGAGAGATCACGCGCGTCCTGCGGCCTTCGGGCCTCCTTTATATAAGCGATATGTGGCTCCAGACGGACGAACGCAATCTGGATCGCTATCGGCGCGACGAGGAGAAATACAGTACGTACGGCATTTTTGATCTGGCCGATGGAGTTACTGTCCGTCATCATGATCGTCTGTGGATTGAATCGTTGTTGAGCTGCTATGAATCTATGGCTCTGGATGAAATTGACGCGCAAACTATGAATGGCCACTCCGCATCCATCTTTCAATGGTTCGGCCGTCGGCCTGCAATGAACGAGGTGCCTCGATGCGGCTGAAAATCGGTGTTGCGATGGTTCTCGCGTTATTCTTTGCCCTCTTTCTCCATGTTGTGCCTGCGGCGGAGACTCTGCCGGCAGAACTTGCGGATGCGGATTACTGGAAGATGGTCTCCGGTTTTTCCGAGCCAGACGGCTACTTTCAGTACGAGATCGTCACATCGAATGAAAGTTCGTATCAGGCAGTTCTGCCGGACTTGATGAAAACGCCGAGATCCGGCGGCGCCTATCTTGGTGTCGGTCCCGAGCAGAATTTCACCTACATCGCCGCCCTTCAACCGAAGATTGCATTCATCATCGACATCCGGCGGGACATGATGCTGGAACATCTGATGTACAAGGCGGTGTTCGAGATGTCGGCAAATCGGGTTGAATTCCTGTCGAACCTGTTTTCACGGAAACGGCCTGCGCAATTGACCAGCGAAACTCCGGTCCGGACATTGTTTCAGGCTTATGCCGCCGTGCCTGCGGACCCTGTCCTCGCCGACGAACATTTAAAGGAAATCATGACCCGTTTGAAGAACGGCCATCATTTCCCGCTGACTCCCGAAGATGAAAGCCGCATTCGAATGATGTATCTGGATTTCCTTCGCGAGGGTGTCATCACATTTGACTCCAGCTTTAGGAGCCCGGGGTATGCGGCGTTGATGACCATGACCGACAGTCAGGGCAAGAACTGGAGTTATCTTGCGGCGAACGAATCTTACGAACGCGTTCGCGCCATGCATCAGAAGAATTTGATCGTTCCTTTGGTCGGCGATTTCGCCGGGCCGAAAACGATTCGAACAGTGGGACAATATCTGAAAGATCACGGTGCCACGGTTAATGTTTTTTACATTTCGAATGTCGAGGACTACATTCGTGCGTGGCCCGATTACAACGGCAATGTCGCATCGCTTCCGATCGACTCATCCAGCATGTTTATACGCTGGTCGCCCAGCTTCACCACATCGCTGGCATCGATGGCCAACTTCGTTCGAAGCGATCGCCGGTGAGGCAACGCTAGGCGTGGCCTTTGGGAGTCCACTTTCGAATGAATCCCCACTTGCCGCTGAGCGCGTTCGCAACCCTCAGCGAAGTTGCCACGGATTCCTGTAACAGCCGGAGCCCATCGGCTTCCATCTGATAAAACCGCTTTGACCGGCCGCGTGGTTCTTTTCTGGGATCGGTCAGGCGCGATGAAACCAGCCCTTTTCTTTCCAGCCGATCCAGCGTTACGTACAGCGAACCGAAATTGATCCGTTTTTCGGCGAGCCTGCAGACTTCGTCGTAGATAGGCACGCCGTAGGCGCCCTTCCCGATCGTCATGATCGCCGTGAGGATCAGTTGCTCGAATTGCCCGAGGGTTTCGCGCGTGAGTACTTGCCGCTCCGACGCCATATAATTGTCTCTCCCATGGATTGCCCGGTGGGGCGACGCTAACGGTACTCAGCGACTACGTCAAGAGAAAATTGTTTATCGTTAACTTCTTTATGAAACCTTAAGCCCGATCGGCTTTCACGCTTTCACGCCGCTCCCGCGCAGGTACAGCAGGATTCCGCATTCGGCTCGAAAGAAGGGCTATCCCATCAGGCACTTGATGACCTGGTAACCGACCACGGCGCTGAAGGGGAATACCCCCATCGTATAGTGGCCGCAGGGGAGCCAGATGGCTTCGTAGGGAAGCTGCAAACGCTTGAACTCGTCGAGGGCCAGTTGGGATAACTCGGGCAGAAATGTCATGTCGTAGCGGCCGGACAAGGTGAGGAAGCGGCGCCGATCGTTCTTCAGGCGTTTGATGAAGGGATATGGGCTGATCGGCGACCAGAGAAAGCGAAGTTGTTCCAGGTCGATTCCTTGCTCAAGCCCCGCCCGGACGTGTTTCGTTGAGAGGCCCTTCCACACGACGTCGGCAAAGTAGCTCGAAACATGGATAAAGGCGCCGGTCGAGAATCGCTCGTCATGAACGAAGGCCAGAAATCCGATGCAGGATCCGACGCTGGTGCCGACAATTCCGATGCGCCGGTATCCCCGGTCCAGGAGCCAGTCGGCGGCGCGGCGGGTATCGAGAACGGCCTGTCGGATTGCAGCGATGGTTCTGCCGATGTTCGGCGAGACAACGTACTCCGCACGTTCGAGGTGGGGCGGTTTCCGATAGTGATGATATGGCAGGCTCAAGCGCAGCGATGTGATTCCCACGCGCTGCAGCACGCGGCAAAGCTGAATCTGTCCCTCCCACTTGCAGTTCCATTGCGGAAGGACCAGCACCGCCAGGTCCTTGCTTGCTTCGAAGAATCTACCCCAAACCGTGTTATTAACGGGGTACGGCGTCTCGATGGGGCTGGGAAACTGCAGGATTTCCCCGTCAAATCGAAAGTCCGTCCCCGCCTCATACCTGTAGAAGGCGTCGCTATCCTGCAATGCCGTTGAAACATAATTTCGCAGGCTGGCGCCGGAGTTGCCGTTCGGGTTAATTCCAAGATGTTCGGTTCCCCACTCGAAGGGCAGCGTTGTGCGGTTGTTATCCCGGCCGTGCAGGAATACTTCGCGTTGTTCGATGTAGCTTTGAAGCATTGGAATGGCAGCTATAGCGCCTGCACCAGCGCTTCCGCCGGATGGAGCGCCTTTCGGCCGGTGGCATGTTCCACCTGCTGCCGGCAAGAGATACCTGGAGCTACGACGACCGCTCCGGCATTGTTTTCAACTGCAGGAAAAAGGCGCCGCCGCCCGATGGCGATCGAAACGTCGTAGTGTTCTTTCTCATAACCGAACGATCCTGCCATGCCACAGCAACCCGAGTCGATTTCTTCGACGGTGTAGGCCATGGCGAGCGATTCTTTGAGATATCGAGAGCCGATCAACGCCTTTTCGTGGCAATGTCCGTGAACGAGTGCTTTGGGTTCCTGACGTTGGAATTGCAGCGTCCACCGGCCGGCCTCTTTTTCCTTCACGATGAATTCTTCGAGGAGAAACGACGCCTTTCCGACATCCACGGCGTGATGGTTCTTCACAAGATCCGGATATTCATCGCGGAAGGTCAGAATGCAGCTTGGTTCGCAGCCGACGATGGAATAGCCGGCCTCGACAAATGGATGGAGCTGCCTGACGTTGAAGGCGGCATTCGCCCGGGCATCTTCGGCGAGACCCTTCGAAATCATCGGCCTGCCGCAACACTTCCGCTGTTCGAGAATGTGGATTTCGTAACCCGCGGCCTCGAGAAGCCGGGTCGTGGCTTTGCCGATCTCAGGGTAGTTGTAGTTGATAAAGGTATCGTGGAATAGAAGCACTTTTTTTTCCCGGGCCGCAGACGGGCCGCGCTTTGAAAACCACGATTCAAACGTTTCGTTGGCGAACAACGGCAATTTCCGGCGCGCATCGATTCCGGCAAACCGATCCAACGCTCGACGGAAAACGGGATTGGTCAAAGCCCAGTTCACAAGAGATGGAAATATCGACGCGATTTTGCTGGCGGCATGGATATTCGCGAACATCCGCGAGCGAAGCGGCGTTCCGTTCGCCTCGTTGTAATGCGCTAGAAACTCGTACTTGAGTTTCGCCATATCCACATTCGACGGGCACTCCGCCTTGCAGCCCTTGCATTCCAGGCAGAGATCGAGCGCGTCGTATAGTTCCCTGCCGGTAAATTCGTCCGCGGCCAGCTTTCCGGACAGAATTTCGCGCATCAGATTTGCGCGTCCGCGGGTCGAATGTTTGTCTTCAAGCGTCACCATGTACGAGGGACACATGGTGCCTTCGTTCTTCTTACGACAGACGCCGGCGCCGTTGCAGAGTTCGACTGCGGTCGCAAAACCGCCCTCTCGAGAAAAATCGTAGTGCGTGTTGATCGCGATCGTGCGGTATCTGGCGCCATACCGGAGATTCTGATCCATCGGCGGCGCATGCACGATCTTGCCTGGGTTCATCCGGTTTTCCGGATCGAATGCCGCCTTCACATCGCAAAATGCCTTGTAGAGCTGGGGTCCGAAAAGCTTTTTGTTCAGATGGCTCCGCGCCAGTCCGTCGCCGTGCTCGCCGCTCATGCCGCCGCCGAATTCGATGACGAGATCGCTGATTTCATCGCTCATCTCCTTCATGATCTG
It encodes the following:
- a CDS encoding motility protein A: ANIFFLPAAAKLKFKGRKKMIIKEMMLEGTLGILEGQNPRLIESKLTSFLDEQYQKLRADQVARKAGARKAAA
- a CDS encoding flagellar motor protein MotB; the protein is MVRRKKPAERVNHERWIVSYADFITLLFAFFVVLFAASNSDQKKTGQVANAVQVAFKQMGVFSPSGKVVPLYDDGVLPADTKTIIGNDHGVLDAAQFIATGKPDEPGRKDLADIRSQLEVKLKEELASRSVRMSENSRGLTISLAETGFFDPGSAVMPANGLAAIDRIASTLRPMNFSVRVEGHTDNTPIHTAQFPSNWELSTRRATFLLQYLISTGSIPPERLSAAGYAEYRPVASNDTPEGRAANRRVDLVVLGAGSLKLEPQTPPAAVK
- a CDS encoding cysteine dioxygenase family protein, which encodes MDLVSAIDELKHKAGEMRLPELRRFIADLKVQRSDIQPHIHFTEERYARNLVYKCEDFECLVLCWRPGQRSPIHDHANSICTVYTVEGVLSADNYKKTPNGHIRADYAEDFKPGSVLSIQTTEIHQVSNLQGSAPMISLHFYLGPLENSFLYSVQQPGHELYPRSYARVFTLADGI
- a CDS encoding class I SAM-dependent methyltransferase, which translates into the protein MAPDLQLEYWNRIGPTKEFAHPVNVPRLRQWLASGSCILDYGCGYGRALGILQASGYSNLLGLDPAPAMVAAARERYPGISVDVLDDFRCIPMADASVDAVLLFAVLTCVPDNDAERAIVREITRVLRPSGLLYISDMWLQTDERNLDRYRRDEEKYSTYGIFDLADGVTVRHHDRLWIESLLSCYESMALDEIDAQTMNGHSASIFQWFGRRPAMNEVPRCG
- a CDS encoding helix-turn-helix transcriptional regulator; its protein translation is MASERQVLTRETLGQFEQLILTAIMTIGKGAYGVPIYDEVCRLAEKRINFGSLYVTLDRLERKGLVSSRLTDPRKEPRGRSKRFYQMEADGLRLLQESVATSLRVANALSGKWGFIRKWTPKGHA
- a CDS encoding FAD-linked oxidase C-terminal domain-containing protein — its product is MNEDLYQALKSRIRGEVRFDRASRLMYSTDASIYEIEPIGVVIPQTHEDVFAAMEIAHNFKVPVLPRGAGTSLAGQTVCDAVVIDMSKHLNRVVEVNTEERWAVVEPGVVQEQLNLHLRPLGYLFGPDTSTANRATIGGMMGNNSAGSHSIIYGKTIDHVLEMDVVLASGEGRTLRELKFDQAAAKGGLEGRIADIVSANREEIDRRFPKIMRRVSGYNLDEFVRNGKFNLVKMMVGSEGTLAAVHQAKVRIEPRPPATALCVVHFADLVESIRAGEIILPFKPAAIELIDDLIINLGRNSLEISRLMGFIEGNPAALLLVEFYGENEAELQAKLDAMEAALKREKSGYAYLRAFDPGQQTNIWKVRKAGLGLLLGMKGERKPIAFVEDCAVEPAKLPEFFLKFREVIRKYDTTAGYYGHASVGCLHIRPLINTKDRRDIQIMKEMSDEISDLVIEFGGGMSGEHGDGLARSHLNKKLFGPQLYKAFCDVKAAFDPENRMNPGKIVHAPPMDQNLRYGARYRTIAINTHYDFSREGGFATAVELCNGAGVCRKKNEGTMCPSYMVTLEDKHSTRGRANLMREILSGKLAADEFTGRELYDALDLCLECKGCKAECPSNVDMAKLKYEFLAHYNEANGTPLRSRMFANIHAASKIASIFPSLVNWALTNPVFRRALDRFAGIDARRKLPLFANETFESWFSKRGPSAAREKKVLLFHDTFINYNYPEIGKATTRLLEAAGYEIHILEQRKCCGRPMISKGLAEDARANAAFNVRQLHPFVEAGYSIVGCEPSCILTFRDEYPDLVKNHHAVDVGKASFLLEEFIVKEKEAGRWTLQFQRQEPKALVHGHCHEKALIGSRYLKESLAMAYTVEEIDSGCCGMAGSFGYEKEHYDVSIAIGRRRLFPAVENNAGAVVVAPGISCRQQVEHATGRKALHPAEALVQAL